In Nymphalis io chromosome 13, ilAglIoxx1.1, whole genome shotgun sequence, the genomic stretch CGATACGTTTGGCACCACGAGGTCTGCGGGAGAGCTACGCCACCGACGAAGTGGCGACTCGAACTAAAGATATTGGTAGATGGTGGGGAAGCCGTTAGGTGTCTACAATAAGCATCAGTACTTTATTTACACACTTCGAATAAACGATCGGTATGATAATTTTAAACCCGATCATTTGAAATTAGTTTAGATGAGAGATCACATCATACAATGTTTATGACTAAACGGAAAAGCCTACGTCCCGCTCGCCCCGACCACATAAAGCAACGATCGGAGCCACGCGGCGTTACCGGATGTTGAACAATATCCGAGTATATAGAGAGCATTCATAttgaagttaaaatattttattacagataGTCTACTATTTTTAGAGAAAATCAAGTATCAGTAAATGAGGCAATGCAAACAAAATGGATCAAAATCCTCTAGAGCCGTAAACGTCACCCTTACATGTATTGCTTTAAAAGTCGTTTTGACCACTCAGTCATAGCTTTTTTAATACAACGTTGCGCGGTCTTGAAATATCTTTGAGCATTTTTTTGCAATTTCTTGTAAATTCGGATTTGCCCAGCCACGCCCAGTAACGTGGCCGGATactataatgattttattacacAATCTCGGTAATAGAAAAAACAAgcgacatttaaaaataaacttaaactgCGATCTGTTGTGTTTACTGTCAACGTTAACGTTAGAAGCGGCAAACACGACACGTCAGGGTGACACGCACGAACGGACGAATGGAGCGGATGGGTATAGTTCATCAGTCGCCAGTCGCCAGTCGCCACCTCCACGTTCGGTAGCCGGTCCGGCTCCTACTGTCTAACTAAACACTACATGTAACGAAACGGTCCACGACCGCTTCTCTATGTGAACACTTCGCGCGGTCGTAGCACACATTCGTCGAGTAACAGAACGACGAATAACGTCGTCGACGGACACAGGCACGTTTCCATAAATGCTCCAGTCTGCTCACAGCAGCACGTCCATGCGGCTGCCGCGCCGCAGCAGGCGCGCGCCGCCgtcgcccgccgcgccgcccacCGCGTGGAACGACACCGTCACCATCTGCTGCCCGAAGTTCGCTTCGAACCTGCAACACGCTCTCGGTCAGGTGCGGCTCCGCCCGCCGGGTCGGCCGTCGGGGACACTCACTCGGTGGCGATGTTCACGTGCGGTGGCGCGCCCACGGCGTTCTGCACCACCAGGAACAGCTTGGTGGCCAGCTCGAGCACGTGGCACGTGCGCACGAGCAAGTCGCCGCGCCGCCGCCACGCGCCCTCGCCGCCGAACAGGCAGCCCGGCGCGTCCAGCGGCTCGCGCGACGAGCACTGCGATAGCTCCTCCGTGGAGCTCTCGAGCGCGCCGCACTGCGGGCGCACCGGGGGGTCAGAGGGGCGGGGCCAAGCGCGTGACGGCCGCGTCGGGCGAGACTCACCGCGCGCACGTGCACAACGAGCAGGTCGTCGGCGTAGGGCGACAGCGACAGGCGGTACACGCAGTGCGCGGGCACGCGGCGCTTGAGTCGCAGCGAGCGCGCCTCGAGCAGCAGCAGCGCTCCGGTGGACACGACGGCCAGGCAGCGCGACACGCGGCCGCTGGAGCGCGCCACCTTGCCCACCACGTCCGCGAACACGACGTAGCggtcggcggcggcggcgccgaGCCCGCGACGCCAGGCGGCCGAGGCACGCAATCTCACGTAATCTCCGACGAAAGGATGTCCCACACTCCGTGCGTAGTTGAGCTTGCGATCCTTGAAGAGCACGCTCGCGGTAACTTTCTCGCGCATTCGATTTCTCGCCGTCTGGTCGAAAGCACGACGATAGAGATGGCATCGCCAGCGGTGGTGGAGTCGGCGCAGCAGCGCGTCCGTGCGGGCGAGCAGGCGCGGCTGCGGACAGGGCGGCCAGGCGGCGCAGGCGGGCGAGCGGTGTCGCGCCGGCAGCCGCGCCCACAGCCCCGCGAGGTAGGCACGCCGCGCGTGCGCGCACCACGCGCGCCAGATCACACGCGTGGCGCCCGCCGCTCCGGCCGCCGCGCCACCCATGGCGCTCGGCTCGGCCTCGCTGCTCATTTTTCGCTGCATAAATTTCGTATAGTTACGTACTCCCGCTAAATATTGTACACCAAATTAAACGGGTCATtagagaacaaaaaaaaatattttcggagtattattattatcaatattctaAATGTTACACTCGAGCACTTTTCAGTTACTTTTCCGAATGAGATTTCTCAAAACTGCAGTAAATTTAATAGGTAACGATTGCACTGGATTCTCCATATtccaacaatatatataatgcaataaaCAAGCGCCGCCGTACCGCGGGcggggcggcgggcggcgcggcgagcggcgcggcgggcggcgcggcgcggcggcggtGGCGGCGCCAGGCGCGCGCGatgcgggcggcggcgcgcagGCGGGCGCGCGCGCGGTGCCGGCGCCACGCGCGCTGCGCCGCGCGCACCAGCGCCTCCACGCGCGCCGCGCGCAGCGCCTCCAGCTCCCACACCTGCCGGCGGGTCGCGTCAGTACGTCTGGTAGTCCCGCCGCCGACCGAAGTGATcgattaattgtttattatcgCGAATATATCACTCCTCTCGGCCGTGACGTGAGACCGACTCGATTTACGAAAGGCGACTTGAATAGAATAATATGCGACCGTTCACCGTTCTCGGGCTGCGGATGAAAACTTTAGTGCGACCGTAGGCGAACTCCGCGCTGGGTATGGGCAACGAGCGCAGCAGCGCCCGCGCCGCGCGCACTGGCTCGTCGCGCTCCGCGGGCGACCCCGGCGCGGCGGCCCCGGCGCGCGCTCGCAGCACGCCGTACCGCGCCACCACGCTGCGCGCGCACATCGACTCGCACCAGCCCGCCCGACGCAGTAGCGCCATGTCCATGATTCTGGAACGAATCGTGAAGTCACGGAGGCACCGAATAATCGGAGGATCGGAGGTTCGGCAGTGCGGCCGCGGTCGACGCGTACCCCTGCGTGCGGATCTGGTGACGGAGGAGCGTGCCGTCGAAGCGGTGCGGGCGAAGCGCGGCGTCGGCGCGCAGGCAGCGCACGAGGCGGGGCGCGGGGGGGAGGCGCCGCACGAGCGCACCGACGAGGGCGCGCTGCCGACACGCCAGAGCACACGGCCTCCGCGGGGAACCCGCGCTGGGGGCACGAGCGGGGGGGGTCGATTACTCAGGAGGCCGTGCGTCACGGTGGCTGTGTGCCGGAAGGCGTTCGGACCTGCCGGCGTAGGCGGTGGCGCCGGGCGCGAAGAGCGCGGCCAGCAGCGGCTCGCGCGCCGCCGCCAGCACCGCGGCGCAGCGCCGACACAGCGCGTCGCGGTTCTTCTGCACGACGCCGCGCGCGCTGTACGCCACCGCGCCGCCGAAGTGCACCACCCTGCCGGATGTGGAGACACGGTGTCATACTCGTCTCTCGTCACGACTCACTACGTCTCCTCCGTGCGAGACACGCTCACACCCGACACGTTTTGAAGATCTGATTGAAAAATGATTTAGGATCGAACTAAGGAGTATATCGCTGCGacaattaggaagatgagcttattgttttatgatctcaaaaaacatatttaaaatataaaaaatactggcgaAATATTTTGCACGATATctgcaaaaatttttttttacaattttataaagttaCGAGTTCTTATATGCTTTTCTGGAGCGACCGAacgacgcgtgacgtcacatcgccaaACGTCGCTCGATCGTCCATACAATTTCGTCTGTATTTTCGCGTTATGCGttaaaaactttcatatatttattatacaataccatactaattcaacaaatagaactcaggaaaaatactttatccatatatgtatatgttatcaacaaaaacaagtagatattttcgtgatgagcattttaatgtaagtaaGTACCCTAgtagtaaaatttgtcgtataTATAAGATGTTACTcaagataacatttaatttttacaggctagGTATGGGTATTCGTTTAATACgaacataattcagaatgttgATGAATTGAATGACTGTGAtccattgaaataaatttttacaatatggTACGTAtgatacaaattaaaacaattaattctttattcaaaatggCTTATAAGAACACTTTTGAATCACCATGttacaatattgaattaaatgtaaagctaccaccgttAATCTTCTAATTTACCTGACTCTAAGAGCTTTGTTTGTTCAACAAGGTAAGACAGTACTTCACGTCAGCTCCTCGCCTAAAATTCTACAAAGTGAAAATTCTACAAGATGacatggatcagagacgtggtcgctcacaatgggcctcataagaaggctcaaggtcactcaaagggcaggagagagctatgctcggagtttctctgcgagatcgaatcagaaatgatgaaatccgcaggcgaaccaaagtaaccgacatagcccgaaaaattgctaaattgaagtggcagtgggcggggcacatggctcgcagaaccgacagccgctggggcagaaaggttttcgagtggcgaccacgcaccagaagacgcagcgtgggcaggtcccctacaaggtggaccgatgacttagaacgagtcgcgggaagccgttggatgcgggcagcgcaagaccggccaacgtggaaatccttgggggaggcctttttccaacagtggacgtctttcggctgggatgatgatgatatcgatattatcttctaGCAAAAGCGGAAAGCACTAGTATCATAGCATAGCACATAGTTATGATCACTCTGCaataacaaaagattaaaataaacaataataataagctcactaataAATTTTGCGTGACttgtgaaagaatccgcaatcataagatcgactttcggaagttaaaaaataagatgatagtgaaaatactgctcttattttttagcataaaataatatattaataatcgttctataaaataaatacaaattatcaacgcgcgtatcgcaaaagagtcgcccgcaataacgatAGAGCGAAGTGACGTCACACtcaaaactcggacggagcaagaattatacgagagcgcctaaattgatttatttacaaaaaaaaagttcagtcgatataatcacaattttttcacacatgttattataatcacttaaagattattttagtacaaaaaaaatacattttttaaaatttacaatcttCCTAATTTACAATAACGACGTAAGCATCTCACTGAAAGCGGTCAGGCGGCAGGACCAGGAGGCGCGGGTGTCGACGCCGCTGCAAGCGCTGCAGGAACACGGCGTCGCTGGACCCTCGCGCCGAGCACTCGCGCAGCGCGCCCAGCACGCTCTCCGGACCCTGCACAGAGCAGACACGTCAAGCTCGTCGGCGTCAGGCGGTCGCGGCGCGGGGTCGGGCACGCACCGCGTCCAGCAGGTCGGCGTACAGCTCGTGGTCGGCGTAGGGCAGCGGCGTCCAGGCGAGCCCCTCGCGCGCGTACTCCTCCTGCTCGCGCCGCAGCGTCGCCGCCGTGACCGCCGCCTGCACGCGCTCGGCCGCGTAGTTGATCAGCAGCCGCTCCAGCCCGTTGTGCGCCAGCGACTCCAGCCCGTATACGTCGAGGATGCCCAGCGAGCGCCGTGCGCCCACCACGGCCGGCTGTGGACAGCGAGGGGCGGTTGGTGTGGTGCCGTAGGGGGGACGAGGGCAGGTGTCCGGGCCGCACCTTAATGGCGTCGTTGACGGCGTTGACGAGCCAGGTGAAGAGACGCGAGTAGAGCGCACACAGCAAGCGATCGCGCAGCGCCCGCGCCCACTCCGCTCCCGCGCCCTCCGTCTCGGACCCGGCTTCCGAGCTGCACTCCTCCTCCACCGAGCAGGCCGCTTCTGTAGTGAAAAGTACCTGATAAAATAATACTTCTGAATGATAAAATCGCATCAACACACACTAAAGCGTGTCAGTACCGTGCGGCGCGCCGTCTTCGTGCGTGGCGAGCGGCGGGGCGGCTCCAAGCGCCGACACCAGCGCGTCTGCCTCCACGCCCACCAGCGCGCACGCCTCGCGCAGCTCTGCACAGGAGGGGGGGGCGGTGAACTAGTGCGCGGGCCCAGCGGGTCGCCACGCCGAGAGGCGCACTCACCGTACTCGTGTTGGAGACGCGTGCCGATGGAGCCGTCGATGTTGTGTTGTGGCTCGAACTGCACGTTTCCCAGTTTGAGCAGGAAAGCGAGCAGACGCAGCACGGCACCGCACTGCCCCGCGCTGAACCCCAGCGCGCCCATAGCGGCCTGTGCCATATGGGAAACGGTTCAACGTACACGCGGCGCCACATGTTCATTGTACCGCGCTATCATCATTTTAACTGATGACAGGAActtttcgtataaaaataaattcgaatatGTTTCGTATTGTACTGGCgatgtattgtaataaataaaagcgcACTCGCCTTAGTGAACGCGAAGTGGTCCCGGTCGGCCTGCGGCGCGCGCGGGCCGGGCGGCGGCTGCGGGGGCGCGCGGCGGGGGGACGCGCCgccccccgcgcccgcgcccgccccGGCGCCCGCGCACTCGGCGCAGTCCGCGCACGCGCCCgcccccgcgcccgcgccctcCGCGCAGCCCGCGCCGCCGCGCAGCACGCGGTACTGCTCCCACGAGCGCTGCAGCTTCAGTCTCTCTGCAGAAAGCGAGTCCGTGAGCGAGTGGCGGGCGGGGCGCCGAGCGGGGCCGGCAGGGGCACTCACTGAGCAGGTGCGCGTCGGCGCCGGCGAGCAGCTGGTACAGCACGTGGAAGTTGCGCTCGCCCTCCGCCGCTCGGCACACGCGCTCCTGCGACAGAGCATGCGGACGTTATGTGCGCGTCCGCGGGAATCGCGATATCGTATGGTCCGCGATAGATAAGGATGGACGTTTACCTTTTCCAGGAGGTCTGTGCGCGTGAAAATGAAGAAGACTTTGAATCGGTCGCCGTTACAGTTTTACGTCACTAACTGACCATATACGAGTATATCGTGTGTATGTGAGACTTCAATAATGAGCTCGATACTTACAGTGGGTGATGTGTCCGCCGACAGGTTCCCCTTTAAAGTCGAATTCTATATCGAGTAGTTTGCCctgaaaatttatttgaattattttttttagaaataaattttaacaattatatatttcattagttCTTTGAAcctatgaattaataatatgaagcTCCATTCGAGATAATGTAAGGCAAGGGATCGATGTTAGCCGGTTCGACTTACACCGAATTACTGGTTTTGAATACGTCTAACGTTCGAAGAGTATCTGACTCTTTCGAATCATTTCGAATTTCAGTACATGGAGGACTAGATTTCCTCCCCCTGAGAGACGCGATAGAGCCGCGTAAGAGCGCGGTAGGACAGAGCACGCACGAATCTGCTGGCGTTGTGGTTGCGCGCCGTGGCCGCGTTGCCGAAGGCCTCCAGCAGCGTGCCGGCCGCCGccagcgcgccgccgccgccgccgcccgccacCACCGCGCACTGCAGGCACACGCGCGCCGCCTCCGTCTTGCCGGCGCCGCTCTCCCCTGCACACACACACTCGCGGTCAGACACACGGAAACCTTCGCGTCGCGAGGGGATAGCGCTGCGCGTACCTGTTATCACGATACACTGGTTCTCATTTCTGTCACGAACCCAGCGGTAGGCGGTGGCCGTTATGGCGTATCTGTGAACGAAACGCGAATGGTGAATTTTGGTACAAGAACACGTGTTTGGGTAACGTTTGCGATGGGATAATGTCGAATACTGACAAATGTGGTGGCAGCAGGTAGGGCGGGCGCGCCAGGTACGTGCGCACAAGTTCCGCCGAGTATAGCGGCAGTGCGCGGCACGGGTTCACCGACACCAAAGCGTTGCCCACGTACGTCTGCGGAAACGACAATAACGGGTTTAAATTAAACTCGAGGATGAGGAGTCACGATCTATATTAAGAGCGCGGAGTACATTTAGTCGCAGACATGTCTATCGATTAGCTTAATTTGTAACATATTACAAGCAACTCCACTGACATAAATGATGTCCCGTTTGTAGCGGACGTGCAAGTTGTGTAAGAAGGAGTCCTCAGTGAGGGGCGCCAGCAGCACGGCGTCGGCGAGGCCGGCGGGCGCGGGCTCGGGCTCCGCCATGGCCCCGCGCCGCTCCTCACCGCGCCCGAGTAGCTCGCCGCACGACCACTGCCATGCCTTTTTCGCGATGAGCTAGCCAAAGTTAAATATTCACATGAAAGACACTGCTGCGTGCATATATAAATCACATACCGTacactatgtatgtatatctagTACCCTAAACCACAGTATAATGTCTTATGGCATTCTACTCTGGGGTAAAGCAGCCGACattaatacgatttttgtaCCGCAGAAGAGGGCTGTTCGTGCAATTTATAACCTGGGCCCTAATGGGCCCTggataatataatgtatgtatgcaaaaacataaaacattttcccagaaattgtgacgtacatactgttaacaccaggaataagtataaacttacaaccacTATTACCCGATAacacagggttagtaagtcttttatgggatAATGTATACGCTTGTGAATTGTAtacaattgtgaaatttaaaggAATTGTTTAGGAatgcttgtgtgctaaaggatattacacaaccaatgacATTTAAGCTGATTGCACAACTTGGCAATTAAACTATCTCCTCCAggctatttcaaataaaaaatattattttgttattgtgtaaattgcttatgataaaaaagataagatacaaagaaaaaaaaacccacTGAGTTTTTTTCACCGGTTCATCTCAGgtctgaaatatttatttctgaacAGGTGGTAGATTTAGGCcattaataagtaagtgtaattttTCTATATTGAACAAAGATATTTGACTTTGCCTTTGTAACATTTGACATATTTTCATGAGTGCCTCTatgataaataatgtatgaataC encodes the following:
- the LOC126772988 gene encoding unconventional myosin-Ia-like, translated to MAEPEPAPAGLADAVLLAPLTEDSFLHNLHVRYKRDIIYTYVGNALVSVNPCRALPLYSAELVRTYLARPPYLLPPHLYAITATAYRWVRDRNENQCIVITGESGAGKTEAARVCLQCAVVAGGGGGGALAAAGTLLEAFGNAATARNHNASRFGKLLDIEFDFKGEPVGGHITHYLLEKERVCRAAEGERNFHVLYQLLAGADAHLLKRLKLQRSWEQYRVLRGGAGCAEGAGAGAGACADCAECAGAGAGAGAGGGASPRRAPPQPPPGPRAPQADRDHFAFTKANMAQAAMGALGFSAGQCGAVLRLLAFLLKLGNVQFEPQHNIDGSIGTRLQHEYELREACALVGVEADALVSALGAAPPLATHEDGAPHEAACSVEEECSSEAGSETEGAGAEWARALRDRLLCALYSRLFTWLVNAVNDAIKPAVVGARRSLGILDVYGLESLAHNGLERLLINYAAERVQAAVTAATLRREQEEYAREGLAWTPLPYADHELYADLLDAGPESVLGALRECSARGSSDAVFLQRLQRRRHPRLLVLPPDRFQVVHFGGAVAYSARGVVQKNRDALCRRCAAVLAAAREPLLAALFAPGATAYAGSAGSPRRPCALACRQRALVGALVRRLPPAPRLVRCLRADAALRPHRFDGTLLRHQIRTQGIMDMALLRRAGWCESMCARSVVARYGVLRARAGAAAPGSPAERDEPVRAARALLRSLPIPSAEFAYGRTKVFIRSPRTVWELEALRAARVEALVRAAQRAWRRHRARARLRAAARIARAWRRHRRRARKMSSEAEPSAMGGAAAGAAGATRVIWRAWCAHARRAYLAGLWARLPARHRSPACAAWPPCPQPRLLARTDALLRRLHHRWRCHLYRRAFDQTARNRMREKVTASVLFKDRKLNYARSVGHPFVGDYVRLRASAAWRRGLGAAAADRYVVFADVVGKVARSSGRVSRCLAVVSTGALLLLEARSLRLKRRVPAHCVYRLSLSPYADDLLVVHVRACGALESSTEELSQCSSREPLDAPGCLFGGEGAWRRRGDLLVRTCHVLELATKLFLVVQNAVGAPPHVNIATEFEANFGQQMVTVSFHAVGGAAGDGGARLLRRGSRMDVLL